One genomic segment of Bombina bombina isolate aBomBom1 chromosome 4, aBomBom1.pri, whole genome shotgun sequence includes these proteins:
- the LOC128657766 gene encoding uncharacterized protein LOC128657766, which translates to MATVSALESFVATYITSHKSKDFACDVHEKENPWKYVQDLFEKEMTFSKKSKKLKGRAVASMFAACLAMNAKIEVLNDALHNSNENLILKQKEIDQKEKEIDKLECKVSFLTSLNDEIKCLKEKSDENCATAQTELKMCKEKLIKTENEMDNIISVNKVIQNKLTQSQSVQNTHLLQTLKKDASTQTYSLNNCDKVGETRNVILFDKTDKTINLSLKDTVNSVNIGEIPVFLATPVLCPATRGNISNTVSNNHSTPILITTMPNSSFIANSGQHCTAQKECDTCVSKLPNYTVKMPQLHNDICSDFLKNENMDLFKICLGNALRTKTDIVVKVLELDILTNDLQSNRWVEIMDTINGFKEKQYCYDLPCKPVFPHFLEKQRYTWSFDTSHGSQKSYAKWLHDLNLFSTKSIFQLQPNTCNEEKHGGIFLTEMGGIFTAMKNRKPVMDICKCFLRIPTAEQKRRNNIYNDISL; encoded by the exons ATGGCTACAGTATCTGCATTAGAAAGCTTTGTAGCTACTTACATCACAAGTCACAAAAGTAAAGATTTTGCATGTGATGTTCATGAAAAAGAGAATCCTTGGAAATATGTCcaggatttatttgaaaaagagatgactttctctaaaaaaagtaaaaaattaaagggcAGAGCAGTAGCAAGTATGTTTGCTGCATGCTtggcaatgaatgccaaaatagaaGTTTTAAATGACGCCCTTCACAATTCTAATGAAAATTTAAttctcaaacaaaaagaaattgaccagaaagaaaaagaaattgacaaATTGGAATGTAAAGTCAGTTTCTTAACATCACTTAATGatgaaataaaatgcttaaaagaaaaaagtgatgAGAACTGTGCTACTGCACAAACAGAACTTAAAATGTGTAAGGAAAAATTGATTAAAACAGAAAATGAAATGGATAATATAATTAGTGTaaataaagttatccaaaataaacttacacaatcacaaagtgtacaaaatactcatttgctacaaactttgaaaaaagatgCATCCACCCAAACATATTCATTGAATAACTGTGACAAAGTGGGGGAGACAAGGAATGTAATTTTATTTGACAAAACTGATAAAACAATCAATTTGAGTTTAAAAGATACAGTGAATTCAGTAAACATAGGTGAAATCCCTGTTTTTCTAGCAACACCTGTGTTATGCCCTGCTACCAGAGGCAATATTTCAAATACTGTATCTAACAACCACTCCACACCAATTTTAATTACTACAATGCCCAATTCAAGTTTTATAGCAAATTCAGGCCAACATTGCACAGCTCAAAAAGAGTGTGATACATGTGTATCTAAATTAccaaattatactgtaaaaatGCCACAGTTACACAATGATATCTGCAGTGATTTTCTTAAAAATGAGAACATGGATCTCTTCAAGATATGTTTGGGGAATGCATTAAGAACTAAAACAGATATTGTAGTTAAGGTTTTGGAACTTGACATATTAACAAATGATTTACAGAGCAACAGATGGGTGGAAATCATGGATACAATTaatggttttaaagaaaaacagtatTGTTATGATCTACCATGTAAACCTGTTTTTCCTCATTTCTTGGAAAAACAGAGGTACACTTGGAGTTTTGATACATCCCATGGTTCCCAAAAATCATATGCAAAATGGTTACATGATCTAAATCTATTTTCTACAAAGAGTATTTTTCAGCTCCAACCCAACACATGTAACGAAGAGAAGCATGGAGGAATCTTTCTTACAGAGATGGGTGGTATTTTTACAGCAATG aaaaatCGAAAACCAGTGATGGACATCTGTAAATGCTTCCTCAGAATCCCAACAGCTGAGCAGAAACGCAGAAACAACATCTACAATGATATTTCATTATAG